One window of the bacterium genome contains the following:
- the coxB gene encoding cytochrome c oxidase subunit II produces MLDWLPENVSIFGEGVDHLFSIIYYISIAIFLIVNVIYITFIIRYRRKRKGEKAHYYHGNNLLEFSWTALPFVLFLFLAFYSDGIWEDIKYSSKTPNADVVVEVMGQTYMWHFRYPGSDGLFGRRDQKFISSTNPFGIDPDDPNGKDDYTTINSMMIPVNKTVLVRLSSMDVIHSFFLPNMRVKQDAVPGQWVDVWFNSRKTGEYEIACAELCGSGHYLMRATLDVTSQEEYDTWIDEQYTNVLASLDTAPAETNE; encoded by the coding sequence ATGCTTGATTGGCTTCCTGAAAATGTCTCCATCTTTGGAGAAGGTGTCGACCACCTGTTCTCCATCATTTACTATATCTCAATTGCGATATTTTTGATCGTCAATGTGATATACATCACCTTCATCATTCGCTATCGCCGCAAGCGCAAGGGTGAGAAAGCGCACTATTACCACGGCAACAACCTCCTGGAGTTTTCCTGGACGGCATTGCCGTTTGTGCTGTTTCTTTTTCTCGCGTTTTACAGCGACGGGATATGGGAGGACATCAAGTATTCGAGCAAAACGCCGAATGCGGATGTCGTCGTTGAAGTGATGGGACAGACGTACATGTGGCACTTCCGCTATCCCGGGTCTGACGGACTCTTCGGACGGCGTGACCAGAAATTCATCAGCAGCACCAATCCTTTCGGCATTGATCCTGATGACCCGAACGGGAAAGACGATTACACGACGATCAACAGCATGATGATCCCGGTCAACAAGACCGTGCTCGTCCGCCTTTCGTCGATGGATGTGATTCACAGCTTCTTTCTCCCGAACATGCGCGTCAAGCAGGATGCGGTGCCCGGGCAGTGGGTGGATGTCTGGTTCAACAGCCGCAAGACAGGGGAATATGAGATTGCCTGTGCCGAGCTGTGCGGGAGTGGTCACTACCTGATGCGTGCGACTCTCGACGTCACGTCGCAGGAAGAATACGACACATGGATTGACGAACAGTACACTAACGTGCTCGCGTCGCTTGACACGGCACCTGCAGAGACCAACGAGTAA
- a CDS encoding cbb3-type cytochrome c oxidase subunit I: protein MEAAISSEQHGHAASHGHHESFIRHYIFSTDHKMIAKQFMVTAIIFLFIGGAFALFIRWQLAYPGQPIPVIGQFLPSTWVNDAGAVTAEWYTQLLTMHGSIMIFAVVIPLLVGTFGNFAIPLMIGADDMAFPFLNMVSFWLFPLAGMLMMAGFLVEGGSAAAGWTSYPPLSAVASTGQTLWIVALFFIGFSSILGAVNYITTVLNMRAPGMKLFDMPMTVWAVFITAIIIIIGTPVLASALSMLFMDNFLNTSFFLPENLIVPARDMTRTAGGGQPLLWQHLFWFYSHPAVYIMILPGMGVVSDVLSTFSRKPLYGYKAMVFAIVAIAFLGIIVWGHHMFQSGMNPLLGTTFMVSTMVIAVPSAIKTFNWLGTMWRGKMEFTAPMLNAVAFVSMFVIGGLSGIFMASTPVDVFIHDTYFIVGHIHYVLFGGSLFAIFAGLHYWFPKMSGRMYNERLAKWHFWITFVSFNGTFFPMHILGIGGMMRRIYDPTIYDFLKPFQPMNEFITINAMILGFAQLLLVINFGYSWFRGQKAKRNPWRANTLEWQAPSPPPHGNFDRPLQVYRGPYEYSSPEAVQDYLPQTTSPEELAEQHRHHQKRLEQQQEATVTQD from the coding sequence ATGGAAGCAGCTATCAGTTCGGAACAGCACGGACACGCCGCCTCACACGGGCATCACGAGTCCTTCATCCGGCATTACATATTCTCTACCGATCACAAGATGATCGCCAAGCAGTTCATGGTGACGGCCATCATTTTTCTTTTCATCGGCGGCGCCTTCGCACTCTTCATTCGCTGGCAGCTTGCCTACCCCGGCCAGCCCATTCCCGTGATCGGCCAGTTTCTGCCATCGACCTGGGTCAATGATGCCGGGGCGGTGACGGCGGAATGGTACACGCAGCTGCTGACGATGCACGGCTCGATCATGATTTTCGCCGTTGTCATCCCGCTGCTCGTGGGAACTTTCGGCAACTTCGCCATCCCGTTGATGATCGGTGCCGATGACATGGCGTTTCCTTTCCTCAACATGGTGTCGTTCTGGCTCTTCCCGCTCGCGGGCATGCTCATGATGGCCGGGTTCCTTGTGGAAGGAGGGTCGGCCGCAGCAGGCTGGACGTCCTATCCACCCCTGAGTGCCGTCGCATCCACCGGACAGACGCTCTGGATCGTCGCACTGTTCTTCATCGGCTTTTCCTCAATCCTCGGTGCCGTCAATTACATCACGACAGTGCTCAATATGCGGGCACCGGGAATGAAGCTCTTCGACATGCCCATGACCGTCTGGGCCGTGTTTATTACCGCCATCATTATCATCATCGGTACCCCGGTACTTGCGTCTGCGCTGTCCATGCTGTTCATGGATAACTTCCTGAACACCAGCTTTTTCCTTCCGGAGAATCTCATCGTTCCGGCGCGCGACATGACGCGTACCGCGGGTGGTGGACAGCCGCTGCTGTGGCAGCATCTGTTCTGGTTCTATTCCCATCCCGCGGTCTATATCATGATTCTGCCGGGCATGGGCGTGGTGTCTGATGTGCTGTCCACGTTCTCACGCAAGCCCCTCTACGGGTACAAGGCCATGGTGTTTGCGATTGTCGCCATTGCCTTCCTCGGCATCATCGTCTGGGGACATCACATGTTCCAGTCGGGTATGAATCCGCTGCTCGGTACGACATTCATGGTGAGCACCATGGTTATCGCGGTACCCTCCGCCATTAAAACCTTCAACTGGCTCGGAACAATGTGGCGCGGGAAGATGGAATTCACGGCGCCCATGCTTAATGCGGTTGCCTTCGTCTCGATGTTCGTCATCGGCGGACTCAGCGGGATTTTCATGGCGTCGACACCGGTGGATGTTTTCATTCACGACACCTATTTCATTGTCGGACATATTCATTACGTCTTGTTCGGCGGCAGTCTCTTCGCGATTTTCGCCGGACTGCATTACTGGTTCCCGAAAATGTCGGGGCGCATGTATAATGAGCGCCTGGCAAAATGGCATTTCTGGATTACCTTCGTCAGCTTCAACGGTACGTTTTTCCCCATGCATATCCTGGGTATCGGCGGCATGATGCGCCGTATCTACGATCCCACCATCTACGATTTCCTCAAGCCGTTCCAGCCGATGAATGAATTCATCACCATCAATGCGATGATACTCGGCTTCGCCCAGTTGCTGCTTGTCATCAATTTCGGGTACAGCTGGTTCCGCGGTCAGAAGGCCAAGCGTAATCCCTGGCGAGCGAACACGCTCGAGTGGCAGGCGCCGTCGCCTCCTCCGCATGGCAACTTTGATCGTCCACTGCAGGTGTATCGCGGACCCTATGAGTACAGCAGTCCCGAAGCCGTGCAGGACTATCTCCCGCAGACGACGTCGCCCGAGGAACTCGCCGAACAGCACCGTCACCATCAGAAACGTCTCGAACAGCAGCAGGAAGCAACGGTAACGCAGGACTGA
- a CDS encoding cytochrome c has product MIFLHGCYAFVDDETPPEWEDESSSAQDVSAIAQSGGPGASVFNAKCAVCHQMNGKGIPGVYPPLSGSQIATGDPRLPVRIVLHGFHGPIEREGKKYNGVMQPWQNDLSDQEIADVLTFVRSNFGNSAPEITPEVVKEQREATKSKSGAWSEEELKSSL; this is encoded by the coding sequence ATGATTTTCCTCCACGGTTGCTATGCCTTCGTGGATGATGAGACTCCCCCGGAGTGGGAAGACGAATCGTCCTCCGCACAGGATGTCTCCGCGATCGCGCAGTCGGGTGGTCCGGGCGCCAGCGTGTTCAATGCGAAGTGTGCTGTCTGTCATCAGATGAACGGAAAGGGCATCCCGGGAGTGTATCCGCCGTTGAGCGGATCTCAGATCGCGACCGGCGACCCTCGGTTACCTGTGCGGATTGTACTGCACGGTTTTCACGGCCCCATTGAGCGTGAAGGCAAGAAGTACAACGGCGTCATGCAGCCCTGGCAGAACGATCTCAGTGATCAGGAAATCGCGGATGTGCTGACATTCGTGCGCTCGAATTTCGGCAACAGCGCCCCTGAGATCACCCCTGAAGTCGTGAAAGAGCAGCGCGAGGCGACGAAATCGAAATCCGGCGCCTGGTCAGAAGAAGAACTCAAATCCTCCCTGTGA